A genomic window from Sphingobacterium spiritivorum includes:
- a CDS encoding SRPBCC family protein, with the protein MKAQVVIQIVYPQPVEQVWKAITDKEAMKIWYFDIPDFQAETGRSFDFYEPGGKNEYHHFALVQQVIPYKKLKHSWTQPSHSKGISVLTWELEQLEAGTQLTLTHEGLENLADGGDAFLPENYEKGWNEILHKSLKSYLNNI; encoded by the coding sequence ATGAAAGCTCAAGTAGTTATACAAATCGTTTACCCTCAACCTGTTGAACAGGTATGGAAAGCGATTACAGATAAAGAAGCTATGAAAATCTGGTATTTTGACATTCCCGATTTTCAGGCGGAAACAGGACGTTCTTTTGATTTTTATGAACCGGGAGGTAAAAATGAGTATCACCATTTTGCCTTAGTACAGCAAGTCATACCCTATAAAAAGCTAAAGCATAGTTGGACACAGCCCAGTCACAGCAAAGGAATCTCCGTATTGACATGGGAGCTGGAACAATTGGAAGCAGGCACACAATTGACGCTAACACATGAGGGGCTTGAAAATCTTGCGGATGGCGGAGATGCATTTCTTCCTGAAAATTATGAAAAAGGTTGGAATGAAATTCTGCACAAATCGCTGAAATCATATTTGAATAACATCTGA
- a CDS encoding PorP/SprF family type IX secretion system membrane protein, producing the protein MKLKYILSASALMLFSNLSFGQQYIDPALSGSFGKVLSPSANLLLDKGEGDAMMVYRYQWAGLEGSPKSLWFSGNIGVGNAGIIMGINAKQFRIGVERNTEISASFTKRLQISESEYLGLGVNLGYTHQQGDFNPLDPGDPAFQNVQYGTLLYGLSATLISPNRYYVGFSMPKAIFGAKDSQYVRQFGKDNTFYLSGGLIIPLNDGFRLRPNLLISYREVTGLLFDASAMFYLHPKIGIGAGYRQRGDLMGMAEFNLGKLRIGYSYQQNLKNKDLNRYITNSTHELGIAIRFGKDNFSIL; encoded by the coding sequence ATGAAATTAAAGTATATCTTATCAGCTTCAGCACTGATGCTGTTTAGTAATCTGTCCTTTGGACAACAATATATTGATCCTGCGCTATCAGGAAGTTTCGGAAAAGTACTCAGTCCATCCGCCAATTTACTATTAGATAAAGGTGAAGGCGATGCTATGATGGTATACCGCTACCAGTGGGCCGGTCTCGAAGGATCACCCAAAAGCCTTTGGTTCAGTGGCAATATCGGTGTAGGAAATGCAGGCATAATCATGGGGATCAATGCAAAACAATTTCGGATTGGTGTAGAACGCAATACCGAAATATCAGCCAGTTTCACCAAGCGTTTACAGATCTCCGAATCAGAGTATCTCGGATTAGGCGTCAACCTCGGCTATACGCATCAGCAGGGAGACTTCAATCCTTTAGATCCCGGAGACCCGGCTTTTCAGAATGTACAGTACGGAACATTATTATATGGTCTTTCGGCTACATTAATATCGCCCAACCGGTACTATGTAGGATTTTCGATGCCAAAAGCAATATTTGGAGCCAAAGATTCGCAATATGTACGTCAGTTCGGAAAAGATAACACATTTTATCTTTCCGGAGGATTGATAATTCCGCTGAATGACGGATTCCGGCTCCGTCCCAATTTACTGATAAGCTACAGAGAAGTTACCGGATTACTTTTTGATGCCTCAGCAATGTTCTATCTCCATCCAAAGATCGGAATTGGTGCAGGTTACCGCCAGCGCGGAGATCTGATGGGTATGGCGGAATTTAATCTGGGTAAGTTGCGTATAGGATACAGTTATCAGCAAAATCTCAAAAACAAAGACCTCAACAGATATATCACCAACAGCACACATGAACTGGGGATTGCTATACGCTTTGGAAAAGACAACTTTTCAATATTGTAA
- a CDS encoding BspA family leucine-rich repeat surface protein yields the protein MLIFNTLKTTLLLILLISFNSLGATHTLISRDKQATHKRTESTPLTANKEPAEHSGSSKVTTHPLTKLSAGKNNIHSQAAVVTSIPTASSITAKAPLRAANNYAADTNGILYVKKGATGTGDSWNNPIGELADALLFAKSNNAVATNPQVKQIWVAGGTYNPMYSPADSNFGTPDAQNNSFLLVKNVKLYGGFAGTETSPDQRDLSISANKSILSGDLDHDGTASSNDACHVLISVRNTNTDELNGFTITGGNASNTTSSITVDGLSIEQDSGAGIYNRSSFIQISNCNFTGNLAADYGGAIYNLQSNSNITTSTLSSNKANTSGGAIYNSQSSAPIITDCIFAANTALNSGGAIYNNQSHPKIANSIFRANTANRAGALFNSDSGPKIYNTLFVKNNALTAGAGAIYHNNNGPGNGFTLANCILYGNTGGTTSWAGGIHSTSGCNIYNSVIWGNQGGQLTGGFIIKNSLVQGVSSTADGNLDATNINVAQLFNNPNGADGILGTADDNFNLIAGSPLIEKGDNILYTNTGGNLSTDKDLAGNARFQGTKIDIGAFEMTLISQTITATDMVKTYGDIPFVPTATASSGLEVNYVSADNSIAEAFQDTADGNKWKLKIKKAGTVTITAKQAGNATYNPATDVIFKLTIEKAPLTVTAHAKSKESGAADPVLTYTTNGLVNGDTQTVIFGTLKRAIGEAVGTYPITQGNLAAANYTISYTGADFTITNAPGDFITVWDMTKVTTHTIISSVKITTLPSPNNQVKYFWTAPDGSTGSGTVTTSGSLRITIPANKPTITLHIKPENLASVIILNEPRIIDVAQWGTAEWRTMQNAFLQCSNLNVTATDMPNLSRVTSMNGMFADCSSLTGPANIGSWNTSNVTNMITLFSRATRFNQDISNWDTQNVTTMAYMFREARAFNQNIGNWNTSKVTDMEAMFENASVFNQDISNWNTANVTNMSKIFSSALVFNQNIGSWNTSNVTNMSYMFQYTGAFNGDISSWNTANVTNMWGMFYSTVAFNQNIGNWDTSNVTYMGGMFWNARAFNQDISSWNTSKVTRMSFMFADNRAFNKDIGNWDTANVTDMAYMFRANQAFNKDIGNWNTANVTDMSYMFYDAQTFNQNIGSWQLNPAVNMTNMLSYSSLDCTNYSLTLNGWANNPNTPSGRNLRALDRQYGTNAHTARTALTTTKGWTITGDSPSGQRCALSQTITTTDMVKTYGDVAFVPTATASSNLEVSYTSADNSIAEAFQDSADGNKWKLKIKKAGQVNITAKQAGNETYNPATNVIFKLTINKAALAVTANALSKEYGTADPALTYTATGFANNDDQTALTGTLSRTAGEAVGTYAVAQGTLNAENYTINYTAASFSITAATGDFVTVWDMSKPDEWGVIINNNIRFYPTISPGQSVEYFWMASGGSTGNGTIAAGTYEVNISGLPANEIITLNLKPTHLKAIKIRDLQLNSERLKLTDVTQWGTAQWSTMKNAFIDCHNLKITATDVPDLSNVGDMSRMFQGCYSLNGPANIGTWNTANVTNMFYLFYGTRIFNQNIGDWNTSNVTNMGGMFQGARLFDQNIGSWNTQNVTDMSSMFSDARTFNQPIGNWNTASVTDMSSMFSEARAFNQPIGNWNTSNVTNMNSMFRDARAFNQPIGSWNTAAVTSMSIMFSSAYAFNQNISNWDTQKVTHMFGMFSGAQAFNQPIGSWNTANVTNMNSMFSGAQAFNQPIGNWNTANVVNMSYMFSGNRTFNKDISNWDTQKVTDMSGMFYDAQTFNQNIGKWQFNPAVNMVNMLDNSGMDCQNYSFTLNGWAANPGTPSGRSPGAAGLQYGTNAVQARTTLTTTKGWTITEDSPSGQSCGLDQTIKATDMVKTYGDVAFVPVATASSGLEVSYVSADNSIAETFQDIADGNKWKLKIKKAGQVNITAKQAGNETYNPAPDVIFKLTINKAALAITANALSKEYGTADPALTYTATGFVNNDDQTALTGTLSRTAGEAVGTYAIAQGTLNAENYTITYTGANFSITAATGDFVTVWDMSKPNSGNTIIFYPTISPGQSVNYFWMASGGSTGNGTIAAGTYEVNISGLPANEIITLNLKPTHLKAIKIRDLQQNPERLKLTDVLQWGTAQWTSMGTMFLGCSNLNITATDVPDLSKVTDMSSMFDRCTILTGPANINSWNTAKVTSMRGLFNEASAFNQPVGNWNTAKVTDMGYMFFGASAFNQDIGSLNTQNVTDMSYMFYGATVFDQPIGNWNTVKVANMSFMFYNALVFNQNIGNWNTSQVTNMSNLFSNAKAFNQNIDNWDTQKVVTMNSMFRDASVFNQNIGSWNTQKVTDMSLMFYNAVVFNQNIGSWNTQNVINMGGMFRDAVAFNQNIGNWNTSQVTNMNGMFSNTTAFNQNINSWNTANVTNMAFMLSGAKAFNQNIGKWKLNPAVNMVNMLDNSGMDCQNYSFTLNGWAANPGPPSGRSLGAAGRQYGTNAVQARTTLTNAKGWTITGDSPSGQSCGLDQTIMASDMVKTYGDIPFVPTATASSGLEVSYVSADNSIAEVFQDSADGNKWKLKIKKAGQVNITAKQAGNETYNPAPDVILKLTINKATLAVTANDLSKEYGTADPALTYTATGFLNNDDQTALTGTLSRTAGEAVGTYAIEQGTLDAENYDIVYTGADLTITKATLNIVAEAKTKQYGTADPALTYTVTGLANNDDQTVITGALSRVAGEAVGTYAIEQGTLATTANYDITYTAADFNITKATLIIRADAKSKVYGSADPALTYTVTGFENGNDQSILTGTLTRVAGENIGTYAIEQGTLATTANYDITYTGADLTITKATLNIIADAKSKVYGTVDPALTYTVTGLANGDDQSIITGGLKRTAGETAGIYPITQGTLDAGNNYDIVYTGADFTITGGILLINANPKSKVYGAIDPVLTYTVTGFVNGDDQSIITGTLSRVAGEQAGNYTIKQGTLSAKGYTIKYTEASFIISKAKLKIVADDKTKFYGTADPVLTYNVTGLVNGDKPSVIKGALSRAPGEAVGTYYIGQGTLDAGANYIVDFTKAEFLISKITLYTISLHDASFIYDGTAKSILISGDLPAGVTVSYTGNGQTNAGSYIVTANIDGGSNYNSFSLQATLKINKAKQVITFKEIAPLYPDAGTVKLNISSNSPLPIKIFSDNNLVAEVTGSQEVSIRGVGLSLIRAEQPGDDNYIAADPVTRELRVHNEPGAKLPVRVHKAVSPNGDGINEYLRIEGINEYPENQIVIFDANGNLIQKIRGYVNETNCFNGIKASRKVPSGTYFYVLEVKIDDKWHHEKGFFVVRY from the coding sequence ATGCTTATTTTCAACACACTCAAAACAACCCTCCTCCTAATCCTTCTGATCAGTTTCAATAGTTTAGGGGCAACCCACACATTGATCAGCAGAGACAAACAGGCTACACACAAACGTACTGAAAGCACCCCCCTTACAGCCAATAAAGAGCCGGCAGAGCATTCAGGCTCCTCAAAAGTCACAACACATCCATTAACAAAGCTTTCAGCCGGAAAAAACAACATACATTCCCAGGCGGCTGTTGTCACAAGCATCCCTACAGCCAGCAGTATTACCGCAAAAGCACCGCTTAGGGCAGCCAACAACTACGCAGCAGATACCAATGGCATACTATACGTCAAAAAAGGAGCAACCGGTACAGGCGACAGCTGGAACAATCCCATTGGCGAACTGGCAGATGCACTCCTGTTTGCGAAAAGTAACAATGCAGTGGCCACCAACCCGCAGGTAAAACAAATATGGGTGGCAGGCGGCACCTATAACCCCATGTACAGCCCTGCCGACAGCAATTTTGGAACTCCGGATGCACAAAACAACTCCTTTCTACTGGTAAAAAATGTAAAACTTTACGGTGGTTTTGCCGGAACTGAAACCAGTCCGGACCAGCGAGACCTGAGCATCTCGGCCAACAAAAGCATATTAAGCGGCGATCTGGACCATGACGGCACAGCCAGTAGCAATGATGCCTGCCATGTACTCATCAGCGTAAGAAACACCAATACAGATGAACTCAACGGCTTCACCATTACCGGAGGAAATGCCAGCAACACCACCAGCTCCATCACCGTGGACGGACTATCTATTGAACAGGATAGCGGTGCAGGAATTTACAACAGATCATCATTCATACAGATCAGCAATTGCAATTTCACAGGCAACCTGGCGGCTGATTATGGCGGTGCCATATACAACCTCCAATCGAATTCTAATATTACCACAAGCACCCTTTCTTCCAACAAAGCAAATACATCAGGCGGTGCCATATATAATTCCCAATCATCTGCACCCATTATTACCGATTGTATATTTGCAGCTAATACAGCTTTAAATTCAGGAGGCGCAATATACAACAACCAATCCCATCCCAAAATTGCCAACAGCATCTTTAGAGCCAACACGGCCAATCGTGCAGGAGCCCTATTCAACAGCGACTCGGGACCAAAAATCTACAACACCCTCTTTGTAAAAAACAATGCACTTACAGCCGGAGCAGGTGCTATCTACCATAACAACAACGGTCCTGGAAACGGTTTTACACTCGCCAACTGCATACTGTACGGCAATACAGGAGGTACCACAAGCTGGGCAGGAGGCATACATAGTACATCCGGTTGCAACATCTACAATTCAGTGATTTGGGGTAATCAAGGTGGGCAACTCACCGGTGGCTTCATTATAAAAAACAGCCTGGTACAAGGGGTTAGCAGTACAGCAGACGGCAATCTGGATGCTACCAACATCAATGTAGCGCAGCTTTTCAACAATCCGAATGGCGCAGACGGCATCCTCGGTACAGCCGATGACAATTTCAATTTAATAGCAGGCAGTCCCCTTATCGAAAAAGGCGACAACATCCTGTATACCAACACAGGAGGCAACCTTAGTACAGACAAAGACCTTGCAGGCAATGCACGTTTCCAGGGAACAAAAATAGACATCGGCGCATTTGAAATGACCCTCATATCCCAAACCATTACGGCCACCGATATGGTCAAAACATATGGAGATATACCATTTGTACCAACTGCTACCGCAAGTTCAGGACTGGAAGTAAACTATGTATCTGCGGACAACAGCATAGCCGAAGCCTTTCAGGACACAGCCGACGGAAACAAATGGAAACTAAAAATAAAAAAAGCCGGAACAGTAACTATTACCGCAAAACAGGCAGGTAACGCAACCTATAACCCGGCAACGGATGTCATCTTTAAGCTCACCATAGAAAAAGCACCCTTAACCGTCACAGCCCATGCCAAATCAAAAGAATCCGGCGCGGCAGACCCTGTACTGACCTACACGACCAATGGATTGGTAAATGGCGATACCCAGACAGTAATTTTTGGTACTTTGAAAAGAGCTATTGGTGAAGCCGTAGGCACTTATCCTATTACACAGGGAAACCTGGCAGCGGCTAACTATACCATCAGCTATACCGGAGCAGATTTTACCATCACCAATGCGCCCGGAGATTTTATTACCGTATGGGACATGACCAAAGTAACTACCCATACAATAATATCATCCGTCAAAATTACTACATTGCCATCCCCAAACAATCAGGTCAAATACTTCTGGACAGCTCCCGATGGCAGCACCGGTAGTGGCACCGTTACCACTTCAGGTAGCCTCCGAATTACCATACCTGCCAACAAGCCAACGATTACACTCCACATAAAACCTGAGAATCTGGCATCAGTTATCATTCTTAATGAGCCCCGTATTATCGATGTCGCCCAATGGGGAACCGCCGAATGGCGCACTATGCAAAATGCCTTCTTACAGTGTTCTAACCTCAATGTTACGGCTACAGACATGCCGAACCTGAGCAGGGTAACCAGTATGAACGGCATGTTTGCGGACTGTTCCTCTCTCACTGGTCCGGCCAACATAGGAAGCTGGAACACGTCAAATGTCACCAATATGATCACGCTCTTTAGCAGGGCAACCCGTTTCAATCAGGACATCAGCAATTGGGACACGCAAAATGTAACCACTATGGCGTATATGTTCAGAGAAGCACGTGCCTTCAATCAGAATATTGGCAACTGGAATACCTCAAAGGTCACCGATATGGAAGCCATGTTTGAGAATGCTTCTGTATTTAACCAGGACATCAGCAACTGGAACACGGCAAATGTGACCAATATGTCAAAAATATTTTCATCTGCTCTGGTTTTCAATCAGAATATTGGCAGTTGGAATACGTCAAACGTAACCAATATGTCATATATGTTTCAATATACCGGGGCTTTTAATGGCGATATCAGCAGTTGGAATACCGCAAATGTAACCAATATGTGGGGAATGTTTTATTCCACAGTAGCTTTCAATCAAAACATAGGTAACTGGGATACCTCAAACGTAACCTATATGGGGGGAATGTTTTGGAATGCCCGGGCATTTAATCAGGACATCAGCAGCTGGAATACATCGAAAGTAACCCGTATGTCCTTTATGTTTGCAGATAATCGTGCATTTAATAAAGATATTGGCAACTGGGATACAGCAAACGTAACCGATATGGCATATATGTTTCGAGCTAATCAGGCATTTAATAAAGACATTGGCAACTGGAATACAGCAAACGTAACCGATATGTCATATATGTTTTATGATGCACAAACATTTAACCAAAACATAGGTAGCTGGCAGCTTAATCCTGCTGTAAACATGACCAACATGTTGTCTTACTCAAGCCTGGATTGTACAAACTATTCGCTTACCCTTAACGGCTGGGCAAATAACCCAAACACCCCTTCAGGACGTAATTTAAGAGCTTTAGACAGACAATACGGCACCAATGCTCATACCGCAAGAACAGCATTGACCACCACCAAAGGCTGGACCATTACAGGCGACAGCCCAAGCGGACAACGCTGCGCACTGAGCCAAACCATTACCACTACCGACATGGTCAAAACCTATGGCGATGTAGCTTTTGTACCAACAGCTACCGCAAGCTCCAATCTGGAAGTAAGCTATACATCTGCCGACAACAGCATAGCCGAAGCCTTTCAGGACAGTGCCGACGGCAACAAGTGGAAACTCAAAATCAAAAAAGCAGGACAAGTAAATATTACCGCAAAACAGGCGGGCAACGAAACCTACAATCCTGCAACGAATGTTATTTTCAAATTAACCATCAACAAAGCTGCATTGGCAGTAACGGCCAATGCCCTGTCCAAAGAATACGGCACTGCAGATCCTGCCCTGACCTATACCGCTACAGGTTTTGCAAATAATGATGACCAGACAGCGCTGACAGGCACACTGAGTAGAACTGCCGGCGAAGCCGTAGGTACCTATGCTGTCGCACAGGGAACTTTAAATGCAGAAAACTATACCATCAACTACACAGCAGCCAGCTTTAGCATTACGGCAGCAACAGGAGATTTTGTCACGGTATGGGATATGAGTAAGCCAGATGAATGGGGAGTCATCATCAATAATAATATCAGATTTTATCCAACCATTTCTCCGGGTCAGTCAGTAGAGTATTTCTGGATGGCCTCAGGAGGCAGTACAGGTAACGGAACAATTGCAGCAGGTACTTACGAAGTTAATATCTCCGGCCTGCCTGCAAACGAAATCATTACCCTGAACCTAAAACCTACGCATCTCAAAGCAATTAAAATCAGAGACCTGCAGCTGAACTCTGAGCGATTAAAATTGACAGATGTTACACAATGGGGTACGGCACAATGGAGTACAATGAAAAATGCGTTCATCGACTGTCATAACCTAAAAATAACCGCAACTGATGTACCCGATTTGAGCAATGTTGGCGATATGTCCCGTATGTTTCAGGGATGTTACTCCCTCAATGGCCCCGCCAATATAGGTACCTGGAATACAGCCAATGTAACCAATATGTTCTATCTGTTTTATGGTACACGCATTTTTAACCAAAATATAGGCGACTGGAATACATCAAATGTAACCAATATGGGAGGTATGTTTCAAGGAGCCAGACTATTCGATCAAAATATTGGCAGCTGGAATACACAAAATGTAACCGATATGTCCTCCATGTTTAGTGATGCCAGAACATTTAATCAGCCTATTGGCAATTGGAATACTGCGAGTGTAACCGATATGTCCTCCATGTTTAGTGAAGCTAGAGCATTTAATCAGCCTATTGGCAACTGGAATACATCGAATGTAACCAATATGAACTCCATGTTTAGGGATGCCCGAGCATTTAATCAGCCTATTGGCAGCTGGAATACTGCCGCAGTAACGTCCATGAGTATAATGTTTTCAAGTGCTTATGCCTTTAATCAAAACATCAGCAACTGGGATACGCAAAAGGTCACTCATATGTTCGGCATGTTTAGTGGAGCCCAAGCATTTAATCAGCCTATTGGCAGCTGGAATACTGCGAATGTAACCAATATGAACTCCATGTTTAGTGGAGCCCAAGCATTTAATCAGCCTATTGGCAACTGGAATACCGCAAATGTAGTCAACATGAGCTATATGTTTTCAGGCAATCGTACCTTCAATAAGGATATAAGTAACTGGGACACGCAAAAGGTCACTGATATGTCCGGCATGTTTTATGATGCACAAACATTTAACCAAAATATAGGCAAATGGCAGTTCAACCCTGCTGTAAATATGGTCAATATGCTCGACAATTCGGGAATGGATTGCCAGAACTATTCGTTCACCCTTAACGGATGGGCAGCTAACCCAGGCACCCCTTCAGGACGCAGCCCCGGAGCCGCAGGTCTGCAATACGGCACCAATGCCGTGCAGGCAAGAACAACATTGACTACCACTAAAGGCTGGACCATTACAGAAGATAGCCCGAGTGGACAAAGCTGCGGGCTCGATCAAACCATTAAGGCTACCGACATGGTTAAAACCTATGGCGATGTAGCTTTTGTACCTGTGGCTACCGCAAGTTCAGGACTGGAAGTAAGCTATGTATCTGCCGACAACAGCATAGCCGAAACCTTTCAGGACATTGCCGACGGCAACAAGTGGAAACTCAAAATCAAAAAAGCAGGACAAGTTAATATTACCGCAAAACAGGCGGGCAACGAAACCTACAATCCTGCACCGGATGTTATTTTCAAATTAACCATCAACAAAGCTGCATTGGCCATTACTGCCAATGCCCTGTCCAAAGAATACGGCACTGCAGATCCTGCCCTGACCTATACCGCTACAGGTTTTGTAAATAATGATGACCAGACGGCACTGACAGGAACACTGAGCAGAACTGCCGGCGAAGCCGTAGGCACCTATGCTATCGCACAGGGAACTTTAAATGCAGAAAACTATACTATTACCTACACCGGTGCCAACTTTAGCATTACGGCGGCAACAGGAGATTTTGTCACGGTATGGGACATGAGCAAGCCAAACTCCGGCAATACGATCATATTTTATCCAACCATTTCTCCTGGTCAGTCAGTAAATTATTTCTGGATGGCCTCGGGAGGCAGTACAGGTAACGGAACAATTGCAGCAGGTACTTACGAAGTTAATATTTCCGGCCTGCCTGCAAACGAAATTATTACCCTGAACCTAAAACCTACGCATCTCAAAGCAATTAAAATCAGAGACCTGCAGCAGAACCCTGAGCGATTAAAATTGACCGACGTTCTCCAATGGGGTACTGCACAATGGACTTCAATGGGGACTATGTTTCTCGGATGTAGCAACCTGAATATTACCGCTACTGATGTGCCTGACCTGAGTAAGGTGACAGACATGTCATCTATGTTTGATAGATGTACAATCCTTACCGGACCAGCCAATATTAACAGCTGGAATACCGCAAAGGTAACGAGCATGAGAGGTCTGTTTAATGAAGCTTCGGCCTTTAATCAGCCTGTTGGCAACTGGAATACCGCAAAGGTAACAGACATGGGTTATATGTTTTTTGGAGCTTCGGCTTTTAATCAGGACATAGGCAGCTTGAACACGCAGAATGTAACGGACATGAGTTATATGTTTTATGGTGCTACTGTTTTTGATCAGCCTATCGGCAATTGGAATACTGTTAAAGTAGCCAATATGAGTTTTATGTTTTATAATGCATTAGTTTTTAATCAGAACATTGGTAATTGGAATACCTCTCAGGTAACCAATATGAGTAATTTGTTTTCAAATGCCAAAGCTTTTAACCAAAACATAGACAATTGGGATACACAAAAGGTAGTCACTATGAATAGTATGTTCAGAGATGCCAGTGTCTTCAATCAGAACATTGGCAGCTGGAATACGCAAAAGGTAACCGATATGTCTTTGATGTTTTATAATGCTGTAGTTTTTAATCAGAACATTGGCAGCTGGAATACGCAAAATGTAATCAACATGGGTGGTATGTTTAGAGATGCCGTTGCATTTAATCAGAACATTGGTAATTGGAATACCTCTCAGGTAACCAATATGAATGGTATGTTTTCAAATACCACTGCTTTTAACCAAAATATAAACAGTTGGAATACCGCCAATGTAACTAATATGGCATTTATGCTTTCCGGGGCTAAAGCCTTTAACCAAAATATAGGCAAATGGAAGCTCAACCCTGCTGTAAATATGGTCAATATGCTCGACAATTCGGGAATGGATTGCCAGAACTATTCGTTTACCCTTAACGGATGGGCAGCTAACCCAGGCCCCCCTTCAGGACGCAGCCTCGGAGCCGCAGGTCGACAATACGGCACCAATGCCGTGCAGGCAAGAACAACATTGACCAACGCCAAAGGCTGGACCATTACAGGAGATAGCCCGAGTGGACAAAGCTGCGGGCTGGACCAAACCATTATGGCGAGTGATATGGTCAAAACCTACGGTGATATACCATTTGTACCAACTGCTACCGCAAGTTCAGGACTGGAAGTAAGCTATGTATCTGCGGACAACAGCATAGCCGAAGTCTTTCAGGACAGTGCCGACGGCAACAAGTGGAAACTCAAAATCAAAAAAGCAGGACAAGTTAATATTACCGCAAAACAGGCGGGCAACGAAACCTACAATCCTGCACCGGATGTTATTCTCAAATTAACCATAAACAAAGCCACATTGGCAGTAACGGCCAATGACCTGTCCAAAGAATACGGAACAGCAGACCCTGCCCTTACCTATACCGCTACAGGTTTTCTAAACAACGATGACCAGACGGCACTGACAGGCACACTGAGCAGAACTGCCGGCGAAGCCGTAGGCACCTATGCCATTGAGCAAGGTACTTTGGACGCTGAAAACTACGACATCGTGTACACGGGTGCTGATCTTACCATCACCAAAGCAACCCTGAACATTGTTGCAGAGGCAAAAACCAAACAATATGGTACAGCCGATCCTGCGTTGACCTACACCGTAACGGGACTGGCAAACAACGATGATCAAACGGTGATCACAGGAGCATTGAGCAGAGTAGCAGGCGAAGCCGTAGGTACCTATGCCATTGAGCAGGGAACATTGGCAACTACGGCAAACTACGATATTACCTACACCGCAGCGGATTTTAATATCACTAAAGCGACCTTAATTATTAGAGCAGATGCCAAATCCAAAGTATACGGTTCAGCAGATCCGGCATTGACCTATACCGTAACCGGATTTGAAAACGGAAATGATCAAAGCATCCTTACCGGAACATTGACAAGAGTAGCAGGCGAAAACATCGGCACCTATGCCATCGAGCAAGGCACTTTGGCAACAACCGCCAACTACGACATCACTTACACCGGAGCAGATCTTACCATCACCAAAGCAACCCTGAACATCATAGCCGATGCCAAATCCAAAGTATATGGAACGGTTGACCCTGCGTTGACCTACACCGTTACCGGATTAGCAAACGGTGACGATCAATCCATTATCACAGGAGGTTTAAAAAGAACTGCAGGCGAAACTGCCGGTATCTATCCTATAACCCAAGGCACCCTGGACGCAGGAAACAATTATGACATTGTTTACACCGGTGCTGACTTTACAATTACAGGAGGTATATTACTCATTAATGCTAATCCCAAGTCCAAAGTATATGGAGCAATCGATCCTGTACTGACTTACACAGTTACAGGTTTTGTAAATGGCGATGATCAAAGCATCATTACAGGGACTTTGTCAAGAGTAGCCGGAGAGCAGGCAGGAAATTATACTATTAAACAGGGAACATTGAGTGCAAAAGGGTATACTATTAAATATACAGAAGCGTCCTTTATCATTTCCAAAGCTAAGCTGAAAATCGTTGCGGATGACAAAACAAAATTCTATGGCACAGCCGATCCGGTGTTGACGTACAATGTAACCGGATTGGTAAACGGTGACAAGCCATCTGTTATTAAAGGAGCCTTATCCAGAGCGCCAGGAGAAGCCGTAGGCACCTATTACATCGGGCAAGGTACGCTGGATGCAGGAGCAAACTATATAGTTGACTTTACTAAAGCAGAGTTTTTGATTTCAAAAATAACCCTGTATACCATTTCTCTGCATGATGCAAGCTTTATTTATGACGGAACAGCAAAATCAATACTGATATCAGGAGATCTTCCGGCAGGTGTCACCGTTAGCTATACCGGCAACGGGCAAACCAATGCAGGCAGCTATATTGTAACCGCTAATATAGACGGTGGCAGCAACTACAACAGTTTCTCGCTACAGGCTACACTAAAGATCAATAAAGCAAAACAGGTTATCACATTCAAAGAGATAGCACCGCTGTATCCGGATGCTGGTACAGTGAAACTGAATATCAGCAGCAACAGTCCGCTTCCGATAAAAATATTCAGTGACAACAATTTGGTTGCAGAAGTAACAGGTAGTCAGGAAGTCAGCATTCGGGGTGTAGGTCTGTCCCTCATCAGAGCAGAGCAACCGGGAGATGATAACTATATCGCTGCAGATCCTGTAACCCGTGAACTGAGAGTACACAACGAACCGGGAGCAAAACTTCCTGTACGTGTACACAAAGCAGTTTCTCCAAACGGAGATGGGATCAACGAATATCTGCGTATCGAAGGAATCAACGAATATCCCGAAAACCAGATCGTAATTTTCGATGCTAATGGCAATCTGATCCAGAAGATTCGCGGGTATGTCAATGAAACCAATTGTTTCAACGGAATAAAGGCAAGCCGAAAAGTGCCTTCAGGAACATATTTCTATGTTCTGGAGGTCAAAATAGATGACAAATGGCATCATGAAAAAGGATTCTTTGTTGTCCGGTATTAG